The genome window CGCGGTTTGAGCCCACCGTTCCATAATAATTAAAGCCATAGCTTTGCTGGGCATAGCCGCCAATCATATGGGTAGGTTTGGGACAAATCCGGGTCACCGAGTTATGAATGCCACCTCGTTGCCCTGTCACTTCTGAGCCGGGAATATTGACCAAGCGTTCTTGAGCGTGATACATCATCACCATACCTTGCGGCACCCGCTGACTGACCACCGCGCGTGCGGTTAATGCCCCATTGGCGTTATAAGCTTCGAGCCAATCGTTATCTTGAATATTGAGCGTTTGTGCATCCACTTCACTTATCCACACAATCGGTCCCCCGCGCGAGAGCGTCAGCATCAGCAAGTTATCGCTATAGGTGGAATGGATTCCCCACTTTTGGTGCGGCGTAATAAAGTTCAGTGCTAACTCAGGTTGACCATTATCACGACGCTGCTCAACTTGGCGGATCGCTTGCGTATCAATCGGTGGCCGATAAACGACTAAGCTTTCCCCAAAATCACGCATCCACTGATGATCTTGATATAATTGTTGGCGACCGGTGAGTGTGCGCCACGGAATGAGTTCATGCACATTGGTATAACAGGCATTGTATGAGACGTGTTCATCTTCTAGCCCTGACCACGTTGGGCTGGAAATGATTTTGCGTGGCTGCGCTTGAATGTCGTGAAAGCGAATTTTTTCATCGGCTTTGCTGCGCGCTAAATGCGTATGCTCACGCCCTGTAATATCACTCAACGCTTGCCACGCTTTAACCGCGACTTCGCCATTGGTTTCTGGTGCCAACGTGAGGATCATTTCTGCGGCATCAATGGCCGATTCCAGTTTTGGTCTTCCTGCTGTGGCGCCCGAGGTGTGCACGCGATTGAGCTTTTTCAGTAACTCAATTTCTGTTTGCGTATTCCAGCGAATGCCTTTGCCACCATTTCCTTGCTCATCAAGTAGTGGCCCCACAGAACAAAAACGCGCGCCTGTATTGGGGTAATCACGTTGCACGGGAATGATCTTAGGCCCTGTTTTGCCCGGAATAAGCTCGCATTCCCCATGCCGCCAATCGGCCCCCGTATAGGCTTGGGCAATTTCACTGTCACTATCATGCTGGTTGGCTAACGTCACCATATCCGTTTCTACGCCCAAATGCCCTTGGCACACTTGCGAGAAACTCTTGGCAATATCCCGATAAATATCCCAATCGGATTTCGCTTCCCAAGCCGGATCCACGGCTTTTGAAAACGGATGAATAAAGGGATGCATATCCGAGGTATTCATGTCGTTTTTTTCATACCATGTTGCGGTTGGTAACACGATGTCAGAATAAAGGCAGGTGCTCGACATGCGAAAATCCAGTGTCACGACTAAATCTAACTTACCTTCTGTTGCCGTGTCTTGCCAATCAAGTTCGTGGGGGCGAGTGTCGGCGTAGCTGCCTAAATCTTTGCCTTGAATACCATGTTCAGTGCCCAATAAATATTTGAGCATATATTCATGCCCTTTACCGGACGATCCCAGTAAGTTACTGCGCCAAATGAACATATTACGCGGATAGTGTTGTTCGGGCTGCTCACAGGCAAAACGGATCGAGCCATCTTTTAATGACGCGACCGTATAATCGACCGGATCCATCCCCGCGGTTTGTGCTTGCTTGGCAATGGTGAGCGGATTGACATTGAGTTGCGGAGCGGACGGTAACCACCCCATACGTTCTGACTTAATATTAAGATCAATTAAGTGCGCGCTGTAACGCTGCTTATCGGCGAGTGGGGATAACAAATCGCTCGTATTAACGGTTTCATAGCGCCATTGGCTGGAATGATTGTAAAAATAAGACGTAGAGTTCATCTGACGAGGCGGCTTTTGCCAATCTAGTGCAAAGCTTAGCGGTAGCCATCCAGTTTGTGGGCGCAGTTTTTCTTGGCCCACATAGTGAGCCCAGCCACCGCCACTTTGACCGACACACCCACAAAATACCAGCATGTTAATCATGGCGCGGTATGACATATCCATGTGATACCAGTGATTGACGCCAGCACCGACAATAATCATCGAACGGCCGCGTGTTTTTTCCGCGTTACTGGCAAACTCGCGTGCCAACTGAATGATCCGCTTGCGGTCCACGCCAGTAATCGCCTCTCCCCACGCGGGCGAATATGCCTTGATGTCGTCATACTGTTTTGCGCACGCGGCATCATCAAACCCGCGTTCCACGCCATAATTTGCCAGCATCAAATCGTATACGGTGGTGACTTTGGCGCGTTTTCCATCGGCGAGCGTGATGTATGTATACGGCACTTGGTGATCAATGACATCCGATAACGTCACTGAATCAAAATGATCCGATTCATTGCCACCAAAGTATGGAAACTGAACGCAGGCATAATCATCGGGCGACTCAATCCCTAAAGCTAACACCCGCTCTTGCTGATCCGGCCCAGTCACGGTTTCTAAATTCCAGCGGCCTTTTTCTCCCCAACGAAAGCCAATCGACCCTTGCGGCACCACTAGCTGTTGGGTGTGCTCGGTCAGCGCTAGGGTTTTCCATTCTGGATTATTGTGCTCGCCTAAGGCATCGTCTATATCCGCAGCGCGTAAGAAACGCCCTGCGGTATACGCCCCTGGTGTGGTTTCCTCTAACATAACCAGCATGGGCATATCGGAGTAACGGCGCAGATACTCGCGAAAGTAAGGGACGGTTCGCTGGTGATGAAACTCAGTGAGAATAACGTGCCCCATGGCTAATGCCAGTGCGCTATCCGTGCCTTGCTTAGGGTTTAGCCACTCATCGGATAATTTCGCCACTTCTGAATAATCTGGGCTGACAGCAACGGTTTTCGTGCCTTTATAACGCACCTCTGTAAAAAAGTGCGCATCGGGCGTGCGCGTTTGCGGCACGTTAGAGCCCCACGCCATGATAAAGCTTGAGTTATACCAATCTGCAGATTCGGGAACATCGGTCTGCTCTCCCCACGTCATCGGCGAGGCGGGCGGTAAGTCACAGTACCAATCGTAAAAACTTAAGGTGGTGCCACCAATTAACGATAAATATCGCGCGCCAGACGAATACGAGACCATCGACATGGCAGGGATCGGCGAAAATCCCACCACGCGATCCGGGCCGTGTGTTTTGGCCGTATACACATTCGATGCGGCAATCAACTCATTCATTTCTTGCCAAGTGGCACGAATCATACCCCCGCGGCCACGGGCTTTTTTATAACGTGAGGTTTTGCATGGGTCTTCAACAATGGACGCCCATGCATCCACAGGATCCGCATGTTCACGCTGAGCATCACGCCACAACTCTAACAATTCTTGCCGAATCATGGGGTATTTCACACGGTTAGCGCTGTAGAGGTACCAAGAATAACTTGCCCCACGCGGGCAACCGCGCGGCTCATGGTTGGGCATATCGGGCCGGGTGCGTGGGTAATCGGTTTGCTGCATTTCCCATGTCACTAAGCCATTTTTGACAAAGATTTGCCAACTGCATGATCCCGTACAGTTAACACCATGAGTTGAACGCACCACTTTATCGTGCTGCCAACGATGACGATAGGCATTTTCCCAGTCACGGTTTACATCATAGGATTGCCCATGACCGTTAGAAAATGTCGTACCGCGCTGTTTAAAATAGCGAAAACGATCCAGAAATTTACTCATGGCGCTTTCTCCTTTATATCGAGTGGTAGCGAGTTGCTACGTAATAATTAATGAAATGAACGATGCCGGTAAGAATAAACGTCGACCTCTATGACTTTTTGATACACATCAAACCCACCCGTGCTTATCACGCTCCCTGCGTGCACACTACTCCTTAAGAAGTAGTGTGCTATTTTTATTTAAATACTTGATTTTAATAAAATTTAAAGAAAATTTTTTCACGCAAAGAGGTGTACAGAAACGCGCACAGCTATTAGGGAGTAGTTACGATTCAACCCGGGTTTTTTTGGTGGCTAAACGATCTAACCGCCGCCCATACACCCACCAAGTGATAAAAATGCAACTGATATAGAAACCAAGAAAGATTTTCATCGCGGTCAATGGTGAGCCAGTCATGGCAAGGGATAAGCCGAACGCGCGCGGAATGAAGAATCCGCCAATCGCGCCGATGGCTGAAATAAAACCTAATGCAGCGGCCGAATCCGTACTCGCTTTACGCTGCGCGGCCTCTGCTGCTAATCCAGCGATACGCGCTTTGTCGGTCGAAATTTGACGAAAAATGACCGCAATCATCTGAAAGGTTGAGCCACTGCCTAAGCCGGAAGTAATGAACAAGCCCATGAAAATAATAAAGAAAAGATAAAATGATCCGGCGTTAGAGGCCGACGGCAGAGTCATAAATACCGCCGCGGTTAGGAGCGCCATGGCAATAAAGTTCACGAGTGTCACGCGGATGCCACCTAAGCGGTCAGAAAGCGTGCCTCCTAAAGGCCGTGCCAAAGCGCCAACCAAAGGTCCTAAAAACATATACGACAGAATGTCATGCTGAGGAAATTGGGTTTTTGAAAGCATTGAAAACCCGGCGGAAAAGCCAATAAAGGAGCCAAACGTTGCCAAATAAAGCAGACTTAAGCCCCACAAATGTGGCTCTTTGAGAACGGGGAGCTGCTGGCGAATGGAAGCTTGTGCCGATTGAATATCATTCATGCCAAACCAAGCACACAACGACACGACAATCAGAAACGGCACCCAAACCAATGCGGCATTGGCTAAATATAACACCTTGCCAGATGGCTGTAAGATGCCCGATGTCATGCCACCAAACAGGCCTATCGAGACCACAAGAGGCACCAAAAGCTGCATCACACTGACCCCAAGGTTACCAAGTCCGCCATTGAGCCCCAGCGCTTTGCCTTGCTGAGCTTTGGGATAGAAAAAGCTAATATTTGACATACTCGACGCAAAATTTGCCCCAGCAATCCCACACAATAAGGCGATGAGGACAAACTGCTCAAAAGGCGTTTGTGGGTGTTCGATGGCATAGGCAAGCCATAAACAAGGCACAGTCAAAATAAGCGTACTGAATACGGTCCATCTGCGCCCCCCTACGACGGGCACAATAAATGAATACGGTATCCGACCAATCGCTCCGGTCACGGCTGGCAACGCCGTCAATAAAAACAATTGATCCGTGGTGAAATTAAAGCCGACTTGATTGAGATTAACGGCCACGGCTGAAAATAACATCCACACACAAAATGACAGCAGTAAGCAGGGTATGGAGATCCATAAATTGCGTTTAGCAATGTGCGCACCTTGCTCTTCCCAAAACTGCGTATCATCGGGTTGCCAACGCGTTAATATTTTACTGGAGTGAGTATCATCATGCTTGGTACGAGACATGGTAGCGTCCTTCCTATTGATTAATTATGAAGAACTTTTATCGATTCCAAGCAATAGACTTATTGATACATATCAATATTATTATGAATAAGCGCTGACCTTAATGATGCATATACTCCCTAAGTAGTATTAGACAGTTAATCATTACTAGTTGATTTTTATTAATTTTCTATAAATAAATATTTAAGGAGAGCTTACATTAACACAAATGTTTTATTTGGGAGTAGTTAACTTAATCGCTTTTATTGATACCTAATGTAACGCAATATTCAGCGCTATTTGTGCGTCATTCATTGACAAAAATAACCTCCCACATTGACTAACTAGTTGATAAATATAAACCATGATTTTCTTCACATTATGATATCTTGTTAACAACTTATTCATCATTAAATATCAAGCTAAGCCATAGACCATTTAGAACGTGACCATAAAAAACAATATTTTTTAACAAACATATAGAAACTAACCAACTATGCGTTATATTAACAATAGGACAGCGTATTTCTTAAATTTCTACGAGTTATTATGGATATTATAAAAAACCTATCGTTTAGAAAAAAACTTTTATTATTAATCATACCCCCTATCATCGGCGCCATCGTATTTTCTGGGATGATATTAAAAAATGCTTATCAAGATAATCAGTTAGCCAACGATATCCAAGCGTTAGTGCGGCTATCGATTAAGGGCAATCTCATTGTGCATGAATTACAAAAAGAACGAGGTACCACGTCAGGCTTTGTGGGCTCCAACGGCAAGAGCTTTGCCAATAAAATGCAGCAACAACGCCAAGCGACCGACACGATTTTGCAAGCCACCGCACTGAATGAGGCAATCACTGAGCGTTTACGCTCGGCCTATCCTCAAGTCACACAAAGCATGCAAAGCGTGTTACGCGGTTTAGAACGCTTACCTGAACTACGTAAACAGGTTGACGCACTGTCACTATCCGCGGCGCAAGCGGCGCAGTTTTATACTGATCTCAACACATCACTGTTAGCGCTCAGTGGTACCATTGCTGACATGTCCACCTATGGGCAACTCACCAGTAAATTGCGTAATTATTATACCTTTTTACAAGCCAAAGAAGCGGCGGGTAAAGAGCGCGCATTACTCAATATCGCGTTATCCAATGACGCATTTAACCCCGGCGCTTATCAAAAATTTGTCACCTTAGAGTCTTATCAAAATGCGTACCTGACATCATTTGAGCAATTTGCCTCACCAAGTCAATTACAACAACTTGAAAACCTACGCTCTAGCCCCGCAGGTAAGCGAGTCAAAGCGATCCGCGCCATCGCCAATGATAAATTTGTCACCGGTAATTTTGGCGTTTCAGGTCCAGAATGGTTTGACGCAGCAACGGACAGAATCAATCAAATGAAAGCGTTAGAAGATGGCTTAGCGCAAGAAGCCAGCACTATGGTGCAATCGATTCACAGCCAAGCGCAGCGATTCATCTATTTTAGCCTGATATTTATCGGCGTATTAATCATCATCACCACGGTATTGTGTGTGTATGTCGCGCGCCTGTTAATTCATCAGACAATGAGCTTAGCCAACACCATCAATACGGTTTCGCAAACCAAAGATCTGACTTTACAGGCCGATGTTAACTCAACCGATGAACTTGGGCGCAGCGCACAAGGGTTTAATGACATGCTGGCAATTATTCGTCATATGCTCAAGCAGATTACCGACAGCAGCGTACAGTTATCCGCCGCAGCCGAGCAAACCAGTATTTCAATCGCTGAGAATACCAATAGCTTAGAAAAACAAAGCTTAGAAACCTCACAAGCGGCCACCGCAACGGAAGAAATGACCGCCACAGTCAATGAAATTGCGACCAATACCACTCACACCGCTGATGCCGCCAATGAGGCCTCCCAACTGTCCCATAACGGTATGGATATAGTGGAAAGCAACGCGCAAAACATGAATACGCTGCATGAACAAATGTCTGGCGCGAATACGCAGGTTATTGAGCTACGCGACGCTAGCCAAGAAATCAATAATATTGTCGATGTCATCAAAGGCATTGCAGAACAAACGAACTTACTGGCGCTAAATGCGGCAATCGAGGCGGCTCGCGCAGGTGAGCAAGGACGGGGTTTTGCCGTGGTTGCTGATGAAGTGCGCAGTCTGGCGCAGCGCACGCAAAAATCGACGCAGCAAATTGCCGATATGGTCGCGCGTTTTCAATCCGAAGCAGGCCAAGTGTCTGAGATTATCGAAGCCTCGTTTGAGCATGTTAAGCACTCATCGCAACAAACTCATTCAGTCAAAGAAAATCTCGAAGCAATCAACCGTGCCATCGACTCCATTACGGATATGTGTAATCAGGTGTCGGCTGCAGCCAATCAACAAGTGGCCGCCACCAATGAGATTGCGATCAACATTCGTACCATTAATGATCTTGCCGATGTCAGTGCGGAAACGAGCAAACAAATTACACTGGCAGCGAAAGAACAAGCCCAACTTTCCAGCCAGCAGCATGAATTAGTGGCCCAATTTAAGCTCTAATTCGAAAGATACAAGGATTCACCTTGATTGACTCACTTTATTTGGCGTTGCCCTCGCGCCAAATAAAGTGAATGACGTACGCTTAATTCTATGCCGCTCCTACCCACACGCAATATAGTGAGATGACGATCACATTTGCTCTTCAAACCTTTTAAAAAACAGTAACTTCATGATTTATATCATATAAATGAAATACAATATTTTCAAGTAGTTATAAAAAAGACGTGCAGATTATAGAGCAATATCCAAATTATGATCGATACTAAATGAAAGGTTATGTCGATACGTATACACGCCATCATTACGCGTCGTGTCGATATTGGATATGGATAAGATAACCAATCAACGTACAGCCCAACATGTGCAGACGTTGAGCATTGGAGAGAAACGTGATTATCAATAAAATGAACTTGAAAACTCAGTTAATGGCGTTAGTAGCGATCCCTTGCGCCATTCTGATCGTGGTCAGTATGTCGGGCATACACAGTATGGAAAACTTACAAAATGAAACTCGTCTGCTCACCAAAAATACCAACAAGCCGATGCGCTCCATGGCGAGTGTTGCGTCGTTGATTCCCCGCATGCGCGTGGGTATTGATGTCATGTTTTTAAATCCGCTACCAGGAATGGAGCGAAAAGAAGGCATTCTTCCTCACTTAAATGATTTAAGAAATGAAGATCTTCCTGCCGTTGCCAAAGCGATGCAAGATGCTTACGATGCCCAAGTCGATCCGCAAGCGCAAAAAATGATGAAAACATTGCAAGAACGCTTTGAACGGGCACGCCAAGAAGTGTTTTTACCGATGATCCAAGCTTTTGATAACAATGATATTACATTAGCTCGCAAAATTTATATGGACAAATATCGCGATGCCTACGGCGATATGCGCAAGCAAGCGGATGATATCCTCGATCGACTATTGGCAAATGGCCAGCAAAGCTTTCAAAATAGTGAGCAACAATACCAAGATTCTCGTTTGCGTATGTGGCTATTCACTGGCATCGCGCTAGCGGCTTCATTATTGTTCGTTGGATTGATTACTAGACGCTTGAATAAACGCGTTAAAGTGCTGCAAACCAATATTAGCCAAGCATCAAAAAACTTGGATCTTACCACCCAAATTACCTTGTCTGGTAGTGACGAGTTTGTCGATATTGCGCATTCATTCAATCGCTTTATGTCCAGCTTTAATGAAGTAATTACTAGCGTTATGAATAACTCCCGCGCGCTGGCTCAAACCGCGCTTGAAGTGTCAGAGCGCGCGAACCTGACTCATAAAAACTGTGTTCATGAAAATGAGCGCGCCACCATGATTGCCACCGCGATTAACCAAATGGGTGTGTCGATTAGTGACATTGCTCATAACGCCTCGCAAGCCTCGGACGCTGCGAAACAAGCGGATAGTAATGCTCATGAAGGCGCCAACCAAGTGAACAGTGCGCGTAGTGAGATTATGGTGCTTTCAGACCGGCTCAATAACGTTGGAACCGAGATTGACTCACTGGCGCAAAAAACCGACTCGATTGGCAGTATCCTCGATACGATTCAAGGTATTTCTGAGCAAACGAATTTACTGGCACTCAATGCGGCGATTGAAGCGGCGCGCGCTGGAGAGCAAGGCCGAGGATTTGCCGTGGTTGCCGATGAAGTCCGCAACCTCGCCACGCGCTCGGCGCAATCAGCCAATCAAATCAAAGACATGATCGGTGAACTGCAAGTCACCTCGAAAAAAACCTTTGCGGCAACCGAAGCGAGCCAAAAACAAGGGTCGGAAGTGGTTGAGCAAGCGGAAAAAGCCAGTGTCATTTTACAAAGCATTACTGACAATGTGAGTCAAATCAGCGATATGAATATTCAAGTTGCCACTGCGACAGAGGAACAATCCATGGTCGTGAATCAAATGAACACGCATATTATGGAAATTAATCAATTATCGACAGAAACCACACACATTGCTGATCAGTTGACAGAATCGAGCGAAAGTTTGCAATCACTCTCCAACAGCCTCGACACCTTAGTCAAAAAATTTAAGCTCTAGCAACGATCCGCGTAATGTCACCCTTGTCATTACGCGGTCTTCTTGTGGCTCATAGACACACTCAGCGCGAAATTGCATCATTGGCTTGCCACTATGTTGCGCCGCGTTTCGATTATCAGTATTTATTATCCCGCCTTAGCAATTTAGCTAAACCTATTGATAGTTATGATTTTTCTTCGGTATAAGCCTTGCTATTTAAGGCGTTTGCCACTTTTGCACTTAGAACTAACTTGAAAAACACCGTAAGTTTATCCACAATCGCTTGCGTTTTAGCTTGCGAGCTATTTTTTAAGAGAGGTATTCGTGTGAAAACTGCGATGTATATTGATGATCTGACCGCTATCGACTTTTCGGTGTATGACGGTACAGATATCAAGGGAGATAGCATTTCTCTTAGTGTCATGGTGACCGGAGAGGAAAACGAGACAGGGATGATCTCTGATTTTGGAAAAATTAAACCAAAACTGAAGTATATTTGTGATGAAGAAGTGGATCACCGTTTAGTGTGTGATAGTCGCTATCTAACCCATCATAATGATCGCAGCTTAGGGGAGTTTCCAGTATCGGGTGGGATGATTAATGCCCAAGGCCCAAGTGTCATGTTTTGTGCAATTCCGATGGCTTCTGCAGACTACATTACGGATATTAAACACTATCTATTGAGCAAATTTTCGCAAGCGATGCCTGAATTTGAATTTGAGATTACGTTAACGCGCAGCACGACTGCAAGTTTCCAATATAATCATGGACTCAAGTTACATGATGGTAATTGCCAGCGTATCATTCATGGCCATAGCTCCGATCTCGAGATTCAAATTGATGGTCAACCATGTCGCAAAAATCACGATTGGATAGCGAGCTCGCTTAACGGTAAACACTTTTTTAATCGTAACGATGTGGTGGTGGGTGACGAGCGTTCAACAGTGCGTTATCACGCCTCTCAGGGTGAGTTTGAAGTGCACATTCCCAACCAATTAGTTGAAGCGGTGCAAGGTGAACCCTCCATCGAAAACATTTCTAAGCATATTGCAACGCTGGTGAAAGATCATAACCCAGAAGCCCAGTCCGTGCGTGTGCGCGTGAGTGAAGGGTTATCAAAAGGTGCGGTGACGCTCGCTTAATGATTCTAGTGAGTGCAATCTCTTTGTACTCACTGTCTTCACGCCGACTTTGCTCTCCGCTCTCTTTGCCCGTTCGTCGAGAGCTGTTCAATAACTTAGTTAACCGCACTCATCGTGACGACTTAAGCGCCAGACGTTTGGCTAATTTGTGTAAGTTACTGGCATCTATTCCTAATAATTTGGCGGCTTGCGCCCAGTTGTCTTGGGTATACCCTAACGCCCGCCTGATATGGGTAGCTTGAAAACGGTCCGTCGCCGCTTTCAAAGGTAACATATCACCTGCCGATGATGGTTCACGCAGCGGCATATCATCTATAGCCATCAATCCCGATGGCGCACGTAACTCGTTATCTAGGTGTAATGGCGTTATCGTGACGATGGTGCGTTTATCCGCCCCTTCACTCACCGTTCTTAACGCCGCGCGACTGATCACGTGCTCGAGTTCACGAATGTTTCCCGGCCAGCGATAGTGCAAAAGCATCTGCTCAGCGTCTGGCGAGATGCGTAAACTGCGAAATCCAAAACGGCTACGATTAAGCTCAATAAAGTAACCCGCCAATAATAAAATATCGTTGCCGCGCTGCCTTAAAGGCGGAATGTCGACAGGGTATACCGATAATCTGTGATAGAGATCAGCTCGAAAATCGCCGCTTTTCACCATGGCCTGTAAATCACGATTAGTCGCCGCGACCACGCGAACGTCCACTTTTTTTATCTGATCCGCGCCGACTCGTTGAATCTCACCATTTTGTAATACGCGCAATAGTTTCGCCTGTGCTAACAGTGGTAGCTCGCCGATTTCATCCAAAAATAACGTACTGCCATGGGCAGCTTCGATCCGCCCAGCACGATCGAGCAAAGCCCCTGAAAACGCGCCTTTTTTGTGACCAAAGAGTTCACTTTCAACTAAATTATCCGGAATGGCGGCGCAATTAACATGCACTAATCGTTGGTTGGCACGCGGCGAGTGGCGATGTAGCCGGTGAGCAAACAGTTCTTTCCCGACGCCAGTCTCACCGGTTAACAACACAGACAATTCCGAATCGGCCACAATATCAAGCTCTTTTAATAAGGTGCGGATACAGTCATCGTCACCAATCAATTCAGGCGCACTCTCTGTCGTCAACTTTTCTGGTATGACTTTCCCTTGGTAACGCCGTAACGCTTGCACTTCACGTTCCAACTCCCCAACTTTGATGATGGCTTCACAATAGCGCGCTACCGCGGGGATCAAAGCTCGCTGCGCCTCGGTAAAGTGGCCTCGTTCGAGCGAATCTAACGTTAACACGCCCCACAAGGCATCATTTAACCATAAACTGATCCCCATACAATCATGCACAGGCAACGGGCGACCTTGATAGGTATCGAGTAATCCATCATAAGGATCGGGTAACACGCATTGCTCAGTAAAATGCACTAACTCGCGACTCGCGAGAATACGCGCCAACCGAGGATGCTCTTGAATGGTAAAACGTCGTCCCATGGTGGTCGATACCACGCCAGTCAAAGCGAGCGGTTTTAATTGCTCGCCATCAAGCTGTAACACGCCCACCGCACTGCACGCTAACGACTCTTGAATGTCAGTCACCAATTGTTGTAAGCGCTCGGTAAGCAGGCGATCTTGGTTCAGTAATTGAGCATTGAATATTTCCAGCATGGTCTTTTTTACCTTTAGGGTATTTTTTACCGCATTAGTTAAGGTAAAAAATACCATTTAATTTAATAAAATCAAATAAAATTAATTACTTATAACATGGCACAAAGCTTGAGTATTCAAAGTAGTAACATGATGGAACACGCATCATGACTTTCTTACCAATCACAGGATGCCTTCAATGAACGAACAACAGATTGCTCTAGTCAAAGCGACGGTCCCCGTATTACGTGACAATGGTGTTGCGCTAACCAGTCACTTTTATCAGCGCATGTTGACACATAACCCTGAACTCAAAAATATCTTTAACCAAGTGCATCAACAACAAGGTCGCCAACAACGCGCATTGGCGAATGCCGTCCTCGCGTATGCCGAAAACATCGATGATCCCTCGGTGCTCAACCACGTTGTCCAGCGGATTGCCCATAAACACACCAGCTTAGGTATTCGTGCTGAGCAATATTCGATTGTCGGTAAGCACTTATTAGCCTCGATCGAAGAAGTGCTGGGCGATGCCGCTAGCCAAGAATTACTCGACGCATGGACGGCGGCCTATCAACAACTGGCGGATTTATTTATTCAGGTCGAAGCGCAACTGTATCAAACATCGATCAGTGATAACTACGGATGGACAGGGTGGCGTCCGTTCAAAATCGCGAAAAAGGTGAAAGAAAGTGACGAAATCACCTCTTTCTATCTCACACCATGCGATCAAGGCACACTCCCTGCCTATCGGCCAGGGCAATACATTAGTATCCGGCTCTTTATTAACGAAACTGGCCTGTATCAGCCTCGCCAATATAGCCTTTCGCAAGCGCCGAATCATGAACACTTACGTATCTCAGTCAAAAAAGAGCCCGCGCTTGATAATCACCCCAAAGGCGTGGTGTCTAATCGCTTGCATAATGAGTATACAGAGGGTGCCATCATCGATGTTTCCGCCCCTTATGGCGAGTTCTTTTGGGACAACACCTCGCAGCGGCCCGTCGTTTTGTTAAGCGGCGGCGTCGGTATCACGCCGATGATAGCCATCAGTGACGCCATTAACGCAAGCGAGAGTCAGCAACAAGTACACTTTATTCACCGTGCACGTTCAGAGCATGTGCATGCCTTTAAAGCATGGACAGACAACCTCCCCACGCCACAATTCTCAGTGCGCTATTTTTATGATGATGGCGCCGCGCCACAAAATCACGCTGAACCTGGGCCGTTTACATTAGAAACCGTGCTCCCGA of Vibrio zhugei contains these proteins:
- the hmpA gene encoding NO-inducible flavohemoprotein, producing MPSMNEQQIALVKATVPVLRDNGVALTSHFYQRMLTHNPELKNIFNQVHQQQGRQQRALANAVLAYAENIDDPSVLNHVVQRIAHKHTSLGIRAEQYSIVGKHLLASIEEVLGDAASQELLDAWTAAYQQLADLFIQVEAQLYQTSISDNYGWTGWRPFKIAKKVKESDEITSFYLTPCDQGTLPAYRPGQYISIRLFINETGLYQPRQYSLSQAPNHEHLRISVKKEPALDNHPKGVVSNRLHNEYTEGAIIDVSAPYGEFFWDNTSQRPVVLLSGGVGITPMIAISDAINASESQQQVHFIHRARSEHVHAFKAWTDNLPTPQFSVRYFYDDGAAPQNHAEPGPFTLETVLPSDYHNADFYVCGPTGFMQRYLTELRQLGIDEARIHSEAFGSGGVES